The Candidatus Eisenbacteria bacterium genome has a segment encoding these proteins:
- a CDS encoding YicC family protein, which translates to MIRSMTGYGMAEIERSGQRLSAEIRSVNHRFCEVSVRAPKVALLFEDQIRQLIQDRFSRGKFNLTITWAGAGEQGEVLKLNEGVADRYVGLMKQLRDRYNLGGEIDLNTISTLPDLFTWEHSTFSDEETWTLVKALVEKVCDSMNGMKAREGSALAADLEKRLTIIRTELEKVAARAPLRPLEAKERMISRIKPLLDDVELDPIRIAQEVAMLADRLDCTEECVRLAAHLDQFRSLIEGPELAGRKLNFLLQEMNREANTIGSKANDVEIAHAVIVIKEETERLREQVQNVE; encoded by the coding sequence ATGATCCGCAGCATGACCGGCTACGGCATGGCCGAAATCGAGCGCTCCGGACAGCGCCTTTCGGCCGAGATCCGCTCGGTCAACCACCGCTTCTGCGAGGTCTCGGTGCGGGCGCCCAAGGTGGCGCTGCTGTTCGAGGATCAGATCCGCCAGCTCATCCAGGACCGATTTTCTCGGGGCAAGTTCAACCTCACGATCACCTGGGCGGGCGCGGGCGAGCAGGGTGAGGTGCTCAAGCTCAACGAGGGCGTCGCCGACCGCTACGTCGGGCTCATGAAGCAGCTTCGCGACCGCTACAACCTCGGGGGCGAGATCGACCTCAACACGATCTCGACGCTGCCGGATCTGTTCACCTGGGAGCACTCGACGTTTTCGGACGAGGAAACCTGGACGCTGGTCAAGGCGCTGGTCGAGAAGGTCTGCGACAGCATGAACGGGATGAAGGCGCGCGAGGGCTCGGCGCTCGCGGCCGACCTCGAGAAGCGGCTCACGATCATCCGCACCGAGCTCGAGAAGGTGGCCGCGCGCGCGCCGCTGCGGCCCCTCGAGGCCAAGGAGCGGATGATCTCGCGCATCAAGCCCCTGCTCGACGACGTCGAGCTGGACCCGATCCGGATCGCGCAGGAAGTCGCGATGCTCGCCGACCGGCTCGATTGCACCGAGGAGTGCGTGCGGCTCGCGGCGCACCTCGACCAGTTCCGCTCCCTGATCGAGGGTCCCGAACTGGCCGGTCGCAAGCTCAACTTCCTGCTGCAGGAAATGAACCGCGAAGCGAACACGATCGGCTCGAAGGCCAACGACGTCGAGATCGCGCACGCGGTGATCGTCATCAAGGAAGAAACGGAGCGCCTGCGCGAGCAGGTGCAGAACGTGGAGTGA